The following is a genomic window from Crossiella equi.
CGGACACCCCGGTGTTCGCCACGCACCGCCCGGACGACGCGGAGGGCGCCGCGCGCGGGCTGACCGTGCTGGCCGGGGCGGGTTCGGTGCGGGTCAGCTCGGACGGCCGGGCGCTGTGGCGGGGCGAGGTGCCCGCCGGGGCGTGCGTGCTGGCGGTGCGGGCGAGCACCACCGAGACCGTGGTGGAGCTGGACGGCAGGCGACTGGCCGCGGTGGCCGGGGACCCGCCGCAGGTCAGCGCCTTCGCCACCGCGCTCCCGTCTGAGGCGGCGCGGGGTGTGGCGGCCGTGGTGCGCACGGACGCCCGGTACGAGAGCTCGCCCGCGCTGCTCAAGCTCGTGCTGATCGGGCTGCTGGTGCTGCTCGTCGGGGCCTGCCTGGTGCGGCTGTGGCGCGACGACCCGCGCCGCCACCGCCGCTGGGTGCCGCGTCGGCCGGTGCTGCTGGACGCCGGGGTGCTGCTGGTGCTGGCCGCCTGGGGCGTGGGCGGGCCGATGACCGACGACGACGGCTTCTACACCGCGATGGCCCGCGCGGCGGCGGACACCGGGTACGTGGGCAACTACTTCCACTGGTTCAACGCCTCCGAGGCGCCGTTCACGCTGCTCCAGCACCTGCTCACGCCGTGGGTGCTGGTGAGCCAGGCGCCGGTGTGGCTGCGGCTGCCGTCGGTGCTGGCCGCGTTCGCCACCTGGCTGGTGCTCAGCCGGGGCGTGCTGCCCAGGCTGACCGGGAATCCGTCACGGCCGCTGCTCGCCCTGGTGTTGCTGGCGTGGGTGCTGCCGTTCGGCATCGGCGTGCGGCCGGAGCCGTGGGTGGCGCTGGGCAGCGCGGCGGTGCTGGCCCTGGTGCTGCGCGCGCTGGCGCACGGGCGGGTGTTCCCGCTGGGCGTGGCCGCCGCGCTGGCCGGGGTGTGCGCGGCGGTGACGCCGAGCGGGCTGGTGGCGTTCACGCCGTTCCTGGGGCTGGCGCGGCCGCTGCTGCGGCTGGTGAAGCCCCGGGGCACCGGCTGGCTGGTGGTGGCCTGCGCGAGCACCGGGCTGCTCGCGGTGTTCGCCGACACCAGCCTCGGCGCGCTGCTGGAGGCCACGCGGGTGCACGCGGAGATCGGACCCGCGCTGCACTGGTACGAGGAGATCGTCCGGTACTTCTTCCTGCTGGACGAGGGCAGCATGGCCGGGTTCGCGCGGCGGCTGCCGGTGCTGGTGGCGCTCGGGCTGCTGGTGGTGCTGCCGGTGCTGCGGCTCCGGATCGGCAACCGGGCCACCTCGGCCTCGCCCCCGCTGGCGGGCGCGGTCGGCCCGGCCGTGGCGCTGGCGGCGGCCCTGGGGCTGCTGTGGCTGGCGCCGTCGAAGTGGACACACCACTTCGCCTCGCTGACCGCGCTGGGCACCGTGGTCACCGTGCTGGTGCTGGCCGAGCTGCCCGCCGCGCTGCGCCTGGCCGGGTACCGCAAGCCGATGCGGCTGCTGCTGGCCGGTGGCTGCGCGGTGCTGGTCGCGCTGGCGCTGGCCGGGCCGAACTCCTGGTACGGCTACTCGCAGCTGGGCGTGGACCCGCGGCTGCCCGCCGTGCTGGCCAACCCGCTGCTGTGGCTGGCCGCTGGCCTGGCGGTGGCGGCCTGGCGGCGGGACCTGGTGCCCGCGCCGAGGGCGATCCTGGTGCTGGGCCTGGTCACCGGCCTGGTGCTGACCACGGGCACGTTCGCGCTGGCCACCTGGCGGCTGCGGGACTCGTGGTCGATGGCCAAGGAGA
Proteins encoded in this region:
- a CDS encoding arabinosyltransferase domain-containing protein, translated to MTTALVVATVLCGLLLPFAPVVVRDPVLHWPKDPDRPVSSLALLVPYRPLGLDVRLPCTALRPAVADTPVFATHRPDDAEGAARGLTVLAGAGSVRVSSDGRALWRGEVPAGACVLAVRASTTETVVELDGRRLAAVAGDPPQVSAFATALPSEAARGVAAVVRTDARYESSPALLKLVLIGLLVLLVGACLVRLWRDDPRRHRRWVPRRPVLLDAGVLLVLAAWGVGGPMTDDDGFYTAMARAAADTGYVGNYFHWFNASEAPFTLLQHLLTPWVLVSQAPVWLRLPSVLAAFATWLVLSRGVLPRLTGNPSRPLLALVLLAWVLPFGIGVRPEPWVALGSAAVLALVLRALAHGRVFPLGVAAALAGVCAAVTPSGLVAFTPFLGLARPLLRLVKPRGTGWLVVACASTGLLAVFADTSLGALLEATRVHAEIGPALHWYEEIVRYFFLLDEGSMAGFARRLPVLVALGLLVVLPVLRLRIGNRATSASPPLAGAVGPAVALAAALGLLWLAPSKWTHHFASLTALGTVVTVLVLAELPAALRLAGYRKPMRLLLAGGCAVLVALALAGPNSWYGYSQLGVDPRLPAVLANPLLWLAAGLAVAAWRRDLVPAPRAILVLGLVTGLVLTTGTFALATWRLRDSWSMAKENVRHVLGTSCGMADEVHTLAYQPLPALTRSPSPGGAPSPAPEEQPVWGTFGRLGGPGHEWFTGEVLTPWYSLSGGGTVAVQLSGRLNGGNTATVQFGQAGKVQSEHTLTDVLDSPDWREFAVRPPDGATQVRVRLADGTVGAGGWLATTPPRLRTASPLLALLGTDRPVLVDWQVSVAFPCLRAPRISNGVTEAPEYVVVPRVRDQCKRYGAACLPFGVPGIAREEPQGGSFWPAHQAAAARPELPTDFPGLPERSRRMGDNWGALIRYDYPFGSDGYRTEVGERGLFGWEWGYRQPIVPSIEKRREEYAVG